The sequence gtaagtttatgcatgtgatggcaaagctgaattttcagccattacaagatccttcagaaattattcttatatgctatttttttctcaagaaacctttcttattattatatgttcaaaacagttgtgctgatgatatttttgtggaaactgtgttaacatttgtttttttaggattcgttgattaatagaaagttaaaaagaaccaaatttatttgaaatcttttgtaatactGTAAATGCCTTCAcggtcacttttgaacaatttaatgcattaatttctgtaaaaaaaaaaaaaaaaaaaaaaataaaaatatatatatatatatatatatatatatatatatatatatattttttttttttttttttttttttttttttttttttttttacttttactttttttttttttttgaaggatagtgtgttatatataaataattatttattatatatataatttattttatagcataaaataaatctgtttgttGTTCTACaaagcttttctttttaaattagaaGTTTTTTAGTTACGTGATTTTGCCAGTTTTGTTATAATGCCACTTTTACGTGATCCCTCTGGGGGGTTTTGCtgttgttacaaaaataaaaagactaattAGTGACACTTGAAGCAATTAGTTACACCATCATTAATCTcacatttattaagtaaaaagTGATTATGAATATCGTTTCTCTAAAGACTATTTAGATACCGTATACTTTCCTTTTTAATGACATCTTTGGGGGGAAATTGACCTATATATTGCCCAAAATGTTCTCAGGTTCACATTCAGTGTTCACAGTAACCCTGGACTGTGAAGCAGAGGAAAAAATTGCAAGGTAGACAACAGCATCATTGTTGCATGTAAGTATACAATTAAGACAATCATTGTTACATGTCAATTGTAGATTTTCATAGATTTTGAAGATTTCTGGTTGAATGTCATAAAGGCTTATGTTCTCAAATGTTATGTACTGTAGGTAATTTGTATAGCACAGACTGTTTGTGACTGTTTCCCGCAGGTATTTGGTTTCTCGCCCACTAAGAGCAAAGCACTCTGCAAGGAAGCTGGGTCGTAAAAAAAGGACAGCCATGCAAAACGCCAGCAACTCCATCATTCAGCCTGCAGGATTTTACATTGTTGCACTGAGTTCAATGCCTTACAGTAATATCTATGTCATGTTCCTCACTCTGCTTTATGTGATCACAGTCATGTGCAATGTCTTTCTGATCACCATCATATTTTATGACCACCGTCTTCATGTCCCAAAGTTCATGGCTGTTGGAAATCTGGCTTTGGTTGATATTGTTCTCAGTACCTCTCTTGTGCCTGGCATGATCAAAACTTACATTGTTCTAGACAATTTTGTACCATTCAAACTGTGCCTTGTGCAAATGTACACTTACTACACTTTTTTATCCCTTGAAGAATTTTCCTTATGTATTCTCTCTTATGACAGGTTCATTGCAATCTGTTTCCCTTTAAGACAAGAGTCTATTAACACAAACACCAGAATGGCTTATATAATCAGTGcagtttggatgttttgtattgttataGTTCTCTATGCTGTTACATCCATCCCAGCCCTGTCCTTTTGTGGCTCTCTTAAGGTCAACAGCTATTTTTGTGATTATGCTCCTGTTTTAAGACTCGCTTGTAGCGATACGACATCCCAGTGGAATTTTGCTACTGGTTTAACTATACTCTTCAATGCTGGACCtttgattttcattttcttgACATACATGGGTATTCTGACCGCTGTGTTCAGAATGAAAAATAATCAGAGCCGTTATAAGGCACTGGCCACATGCACAGAGCACCTCATATTAGTGGGCCTTTTCTTTATTCCTATTTTTATCATCTTCAGTCTTGGATTTTTTGGAATTATTATAAACTCAAATGTAAGAACAGTGTGCTTGTCTCTATCATCCCTTCTCACACCCTGCATCAATCCCATCCTCTACTCACTGAAAACTAAAGAGATTCGAAGCAGGATTCATTCATTGTTAACCCAGAGACTGTCTGTTCATCCTCTGAAAACTTCACATTAATATACAACATTGAGATTATTTATACTGTTATTCTGGAGGCTTTCTGTGTTGCTTCCTGTATTATTTTGTGGTCATATGAAAAACCTTTTTccaataataaatttaaatctcAGATTTTACATTTGTTCTGCAGTTAACTTTGTTCAGCTTGCAGTATTTAATCATAAAGAACACCTGTATTGTTCAACATTTCTATACTGTATTCAGCCAGCTTTTGTTAGctcttttatatataaataattatttattattgtatttcatttatttattttatatcttaaaataaatcagtGGGGTGTTCtagaaatattttaaagcttttctCTTTAAATTTGAGGTTTTTTCATAATGCTACCTCTGCATTTTGTCTCtgacagtttttattattgttacaaaaatgaacacaaaaataaacagactAAGTAGTGACACTTAAGGCAATTAGTTACACCATTAATCCCACATTCATGAAGTAAACAGTGACAATTTAGATATTCTGGTAGCGAGCACTACTTGCTGGCAGACACTTCTAACTGTTACGCAATCATGTATTCTGctttattaaagctttaatcaagataaaaccgtatatcagaagctaagcagtagcatttacaaataacaagatatctaaaagtatgagacaacaacaaacaaacaaacaaaaaacatacgaTTCTGAAATGTCCTGTAAGAGcagtgcttgcacaggttctgcacaaaCCTCTTCACTAATATTCTCTGTGTCTCAATCAGGGTCAAACTGATAAGCAATACTGACATTGATCCACAATGGGCGAATCTGGCCAAGATGCTgaggttacacccctactctttttcaaaGGACATCTTGGGATTTTTAATGAGCACAGAGAAtcaggaccttggtttaacgtctcattcgaaggacggtgctttttacagtatagtgtctCTATCACTATACCAACCGGGGTGTTTGGACCCATACAGAGCACAGGATGAGCACCACCTGCTGGCCTCaatgtttttttacagtctatgactCACACAGACTACCAGTAGGTCTTAACAATTCTTGTAATAGCAAGGTTGTTCCCTGATTAGGTTTAGTGTGCTGGTAGTATTGGGGATCAGGGTTGTTTTGGCTGCCATTAACAAAGCATATTAACTTCATATACAGTTAAAACTGGATTATGAagatgattattatatatatatatatatatatatatatattttttttttttttgtgaaatgaaattTGTGCTATCATCTATGCAAAGTTGGTGCAATACGGTATATAAACTATAGTTTGACAGATAGTTCTAATTCAACATGCCAATataacttattttcttttattgataTGGTTTATTTTTAACTCCTTAACAGTCTATCAGGCTCTTAATGATTTAATCTATGCCATTTTTTTGGAATATCTAAAGCATGTACCATAGTTCTTAACTCTAGCATTTGTTATAATAAGACTAGCCTATTAATCATTACAAGGccattaatgactttttttttttaaataaacaatatagcaTTTGTTTTGAAGAAACAACTGCCTGCACATTTAGAACCAATAGCTACAACATGCCACAGTTGTAGCCTAATATAAATATAGGGAAAATCTATTCCCTTAACAGATTATCTAATATAAATTCTACAAGTTAGACtaaattttacacaataaataagccTACAATAAATTGTGATAAATTCTAGTAAACTGACCAATATATTGCCCCAAAAAAGATGATCAGGTTCAAAATCAGGATTCACAGTGATCCTTTGAAGCAGAGGCAGAAACTGCAGAGTAGACAAAATTATCCACCGACCTCCACAGTATTGTTGGATGTGTGCATACGATTAGACAATCATTGCAACATGTCAAGTGACTTTCATTGTTATATTTCTAGGTGAACATCAAAAAAAAAGCTCATGTCCTCAAATAACACAGATGTTAAACGTGATTTGTAAAGCACAAACTGTTCTGTGTTTCTCGCAGGTATCTGTTTTCTCGCCCACTGAAGAAGCTTCGTCTTAAAAAAAGGACAGCCATGCATAACGGCAGACACTCCATCATTCAGCCTGCAGGATTTTACATTACTGGCTTGAGTTCAGTGTCttacagtaatatatatgttatgttcCTCACTCTGCTTTATGTGATCACAATCATGTGATCATCGCCATCATATTTTCTATGACCACCGTTTGCATGTCCCAAAGTTCATGGCTGTTGGTAATCTGGCTTTGGTTGATATTGATATGGACAATTCCCCAGAAGCCTTATTCCAtgtttattaaaacacacaaaactaagTCTTTGTTTTTAATAAGCCTATTTGCACTTCTTTTCCCCTTTATGAAAATCAGTAGTCACAATGTTGAAACTGTTCTTTGGCTAACCAGTATTTGTTTAGAAAATCAACCTAAAACATGCTACTTAAGTcaacaataaatcataaatctgaaatatgtataaaaatatctcGACTGAATACACTAGAGGGATCGTGGCTTTAGCAAATAGGCAGTTCAGCCGATTGCAATTATTACAGCTTTTTACTTGcattgtttttagatattttcatcgttattttttgtaacacatttcaaattataattttaaattataaggaTGACATCGACTCACAACCGGAGCAGAAGTGTGGATGAGGATGATCTCCAGGACAGGCTGTGCTGAGCTGCACTATGCTCTGCAGGACTGTATGGCTGAGCATCAGGACTGGAGGAAGTGTCAGACTCAGGTTCAGAAGTTTAAGGGGTGCATGAACACGTACCAGAACACTCACAAAGAGCAGCTCCTGAAGCAGAGGACTTCCGCCACACAATCTGCCTGATGCAGAGGCCTCTGAGACAGGGCTGCACAATAAAACATCCTTTGTATTTACTTACTGTAACAAATGGCGTCAAGAATTCCTGTCAAGCAcagaaatatttcattaaaatttgtCATGTATgtttaatgtacatatttattgGACAATCAGAATAAAGAAGCCAAACAGCAGACTTtgaacgttaaaaaaaaaaattaaaaaaataaataaaagatgaacacagaatttgaaaataatttgaaaaaaaataaagcgaggtgtacgctgattggccagctatccagtgcgttgtgattggctgaatacctcaagcgtgtgacggaaatgttactcccCTTAACCTACAGTGATGGCGTCTCCCAgcatgaccagacaaaaccaataaaacccttacaaatgaggcatttgttgcatccgatggggacataattactgattttaatgacttacagtatactgtctttttacgcgttgcgttcaGCGGCAACCTTCCACtctctctcgtgaaaccaacaaggaagtgactaaaactgcaattcatccaCTGGcggctagaggctggctccaaaagggagtcagtcccatagactccccatgttaaagtgcccaatttacagcagaaaaaaatgtgtttacagcctggtacaaaaaagtgttttttgtctatagctaattttgcccttcatgacaactgtgaggggggtgaatgtttttataactcatccgtttaaattatattaagcattaAAGTTCTGCacaattaagggtgtggccacttgagtgacaggtggatcaccgctgctgacactgccgtctagttaggtgggtgtggtttcagcaaccagctcccgcctctttgcccattttcaattatccagGAATGACGCGCTGCCAAGACAGCGATGgcccgctccgcccactttgagctttaaaaaaacactcttcagaaatCTAAGGTTGACATCATGGACACTACGTCAATGTTTTTATACATTCTATGGTTGCGTTGTGTatcacgccacgtaaacataaaaccatgtctgcatttgtgatcggaaaaacaacaaacaacaagcgctactctacactgctcagaactcgcatttgaattgtcagtggcaaatcctttacatatgtaaacgttcttacagactgtgagtcagaagcgccagactgtccttgcaaagttggaattgctccATTTTATAGAAatagacaccggcattgtagactactctcacaggaaacagtccttgtcctctgcaaaatgtgctgcacacatatgaatatttgggttgaactgttccagaacagtgttgtaaatacaacttaaccaccgatttatagttgtgtcctcttttggaaggccaaagaaagtagtttcgctttcacaacaaaacacagcgtctccacgacatggcggcagaggcaacagcgagaataaaatttacgccttctttgcgtgaacatttgcgcggagttatgcaaatcttcccacatcatgacgtagacatgtgggggcgtgcaGGGGCGATTTCAGGTTTTTCAtcttaggggggctcagcccccagtgagggtgtgtgtatatatatatataacgaaaatgaaaatggcaacatcgttttatacagtatgtgtttatatgtgcttcattttctctggggaaacagctgtggtgtgatgaggggtgaacgcAGTGAAATACATGTGGAACCGATTGCGcccccatgatattttgtaaactgtatttatgataaagaactgcacatatgatattataacaatctatcgataaacacacaccttgtcctctgtttctcgctctgtgcCGCTGAGGTCTGGATTGAAGAACGCGCTAAAAGACGGGGAGGAGCCGATCGAAGTCTgccgccgttttcatatgaaattaaaAGTAGGCTACAGAAATTTGTGTACAGTTAATGTAATCTcaaaattttaggggggctgagtggtcattttaggggggctatagctcccctaaaaatggcctagcgacgcccatgggggcgtgttagaacaagacATTTTAGGTAgtagtggttgactcttaacttttataaagaatatctctttggatttgagactttagtctttaatAAAAAGCATTAGTCTTTAATAAAAAGCATTAGTTTTCAATAAAATCTCCTAATCTAATTTGCTCTGCAGTTATCCAGTATAAACTAAcatactaaaattatatatatatatatatatatatatatatatatatatatataaataaacttaaacaggACACATTGTAATgtatggggaaaaaacaaaacgtAAAGCTgtattgcacttttattttattttatgcttgaaAACACCCTTTTCGTCTTTGACGATGCTTGAAAACACccttttcgtctttgacccatgtatgtgtgtgtcaccTGTATATGCAAGCACTTTGCATAGGCCTATCTGAAAGGTAAAGTTAGAAAATGGGCAAATTTTCGgaacacacacagtggtgtgaaaaattgttgtcCCCCTTCccgatttcttatttttttgcatgtgtgtcacactttaatgtttcagatcatcaaacaattattagtaaaagataacaagtgaacacaatgcagtttttttgttgtggtttttattattaagggaaaacaaaatccaaaattacGATGGccgtgtgaaaaagtgtttgcctaataacctaataactggttgggccacccttagcagcaacaactgcaatcaagcatttgtgataaCTTGCACTGTTAActtgagtctgttacagcgctgtggaggaattttgacacactctttgcagaattgttgtaattcagccacattggagggttttcgagcatgaaccgcctttttaaggtcatgctaaagcatctcaataggattcaggtcaggactttgactatgccactccaaagtcttcattttgtttttcttcagccattcagaggtggacttgctggtgtgttttggatcattgtcctgctgcagaacccaagttcgcttcagcttgaggtcacgcatagatggccggacattcttcttcaggattttttggtaaatagcagaattcatggttccatttatcacagcaagtcttccaggtcctgaagcagcaaaacagccccagaccatcacactaccaccaccatattttactgttggtatgatgttctttttctgaaatgcggtgatacttttacaccagacgtaatgggacacacaccttccaaaaagttcaacttttgtctcgtcagtatTTTCCCAAaggtcttggggatcatcaagatgttttctggcaaaactgagacaagccttcatgttctttttgctcagtagtggttttcgtcttggaactctgccatgcagactatttttgcccagtctctttcttatggtggagtcatgaacactgaccttaactgaggcaagtgaggcctgcagttctttggatgttgttgtggggtcttttgttacctcttggatgagtcgctgctgtgctcttggggtagtTTTGGTCGACCGGCCaatcctgggaaggttcaccccTGTTCCATGtgtttgccatttgtgaataatggctctcactgtggttcgctggagttccaaagctttagaaattgctttataaccttttccagactgatagatctcaattactttctttcgcatttgtttctgaatttctttggatctcggcatgatatctagcttttgaggatctttgggtctacttcactttgtcaggcaggtcctatttaagagatttcttgattgcgaacaggtgtggcagtaatcaggcctgggtgtggctagagaaatttagttttaacaggggggcaaacacttcttcaaacagggccatgtagttttggattttgttttcccttaataaaaaaaaaacttcatttaaaaactgcatgttgtgtttatgtgtgttatctttgactaatacttaaatttgtttgatgatctgaaacattaaagtgtgacaaacaagcaaaaaaatatgaaatcaggaaggggccaacactttttcacaacactatatacatatacacatatataaaaagtttCTGCTAGAGGGTACACCAACTAATGTCAATTTAGTGACCTGTTTATACGTCTTTAAAGCCAGCTACCATTTACACAGTTAACAAGATGTAACAGAGGTTTCCAACAGGAATGGCCATTCTCTGaggcaaaaacacaaataataaaattagaattaaaaataagtatttgtttGGAAAGTTAATAAATACTTGTTAAGACCACAATctaatatgaaaacataaatatgCTATATGTAGAAAAGACTAAACTGACTATAGAAACGCAGTGGTTTTGGACATAGAAGCGCTTCAGCCCATTGCAATTATCTTTTATAACACTGCAATCTAGAGGATGATAGTTGTAACTTGCCTTTTTACTTGCCTTTTTACTTGCGTTTCCTGTCCGTGATGATGAAATGGCATGGCTAGAAAAGTTATGAAACCTTAAACTCCTGATACCTTCATTAACTCCAAAAGCAGGTTTACTGTAATACTAAATGTGGAAGTTTTGCTACAGACTcaagtgtgaaagaaaaaaaaacttttaagtggGATTTTGACACTTCATTATGTAATGTAAGTGTATACACATGcacgtgtgcacacacacatacacgttgggtttccatgttttaaggggacattccatagacgtaatgatttttatactgtacaaactgtattttctatccactTACCCTAAACCCACCCTTCAatgaaaacatcttcaaaaaaGATCATTCTGTATGA is a genomic window of Cyprinus carpio isolate SPL01 chromosome B10, ASM1834038v1, whole genome shotgun sequence containing:
- the LOC109111178 gene encoding olfactory receptor 2A12-like produces the protein MQNASNSIIQPAGFYIVALSSMPYSNIYVMFLTLLYVITVMCNVFLITIIFYDHRLHVPKFMAVGNLALVDIVLSTSLVPGMIKTYIVLDNFVPFKLCLVQMYTYYTFLSLEEFSLCILSYDRFIAICFPLRQESINTNTRMAYIISAVWMFCIVIVLYAVTSIPALSFCGSLKVNSYFCDYAPVLRLACSDTTSQWNFATGLTILFNAGPLIFIFLTYMGILTAVFRMKNNQSRYKALATCTEHLILVGLFFIPIFIIFSLGFFGIIINSNVRTVCLSLSSLLTPCINPILYSLKTKEIRSRIHSLLTQRLSVHPLKTSH